A stretch of Pseudomonas sp. 7SR1 DNA encodes these proteins:
- the xdhB gene encoding xanthine dehydrogenase molybdopterin binding subunit: MSNHHAAEKTQAELAELFARDLTTGVGRSVKHDSAAKHVSGEAQYIDDRLEFPNQLHVYARLSDRAHARILRIDTTPCYAFDGVRIAITHADIPGLKDIGPLLPGDPLLAIDDVQFVGQPVLAVAARDLETARKAAMAAIVEYEDLDPVLDVVEALRKRHFVLDSHTHRRGDSAAALAGAEHRIQGTLHIGGQEHFYLETQISSVMPTEDGGMLVYCSTQNPTEVQKLVAEVLGVSMNKVVVDMRRMGGGFGGKETQAASPACLCAVIAHLTGQPTKMRLPRVEDMLMTGKRHPFYIEYDVGFDSTGRLHGIALELAGNCGCSPDLSASIVDRAMFHADNAYYLGDATINGHRCKTNIASNTAYRGFGGPQGMVAIEEVMDAIARHLGLDPLAVRKANYYGKTERNVTHYYQTVEHNMLEEMTAELEQSSQYAERREAIRRYNANSPILKKGLALTPVKFGISFTASFLNQAGALIHIYTDGSIHLNHGGTEMGQGLNTKVAQVVAEVFQVEMDRVQITATNTDKVPNTSPTAASSGADLNGKAAQNAAETIKRRLVEFAARQYKVSEEDVEFKNSHVRVRDHILTFEALVQQAYFAQVSLSSTGFYKTPKIYYDRSQARGRPFYYYAYGAACAEVIVDTLTGEYKMLRTDILHDVGASLNPAIDIGQVEGGFIQGMGWLTMEELVWNDKGKLMTNGPASYKIPAVADMPLDLRVRLVENRKNPEDTVFHSKAVGEPPFMLGIAAWCAIKDAVASLGDYRHQPKIDAPATPERVLWGCEQMRGLKAVRTEEAEVEVASL, encoded by the coding sequence ATGTCTAACCATCACGCCGCAGAAAAGACCCAAGCCGAACTGGCCGAACTGTTCGCCCGCGACCTCACCACTGGCGTGGGCCGCAGCGTCAAGCACGACAGCGCCGCCAAGCATGTGTCTGGTGAAGCCCAGTACATCGATGACCGCCTGGAGTTTCCCAACCAGTTGCACGTCTATGCCCGGCTGTCGGACCGCGCCCACGCCCGGATCCTGCGCATCGACACCACGCCGTGCTATGCCTTCGACGGGGTGCGCATCGCCATTACCCATGCGGATATACCGGGCCTGAAGGACATCGGACCGTTGCTGCCCGGCGATCCACTGCTGGCCATCGATGATGTGCAGTTCGTCGGCCAGCCCGTGCTGGCCGTGGCCGCCCGGGACCTGGAAACCGCGCGCAAGGCGGCGATGGCGGCCATCGTCGAATATGAAGACCTGGACCCGGTGCTCGACGTGGTCGAAGCCCTGCGCAAGCGTCACTTCGTGCTCGACAGCCACACCCATCGGCGCGGTGATTCGGCCGCCGCCCTGGCCGGTGCCGAACACCGTATCCAGGGCACGCTGCACATCGGCGGCCAGGAACATTTCTACCTGGAAACCCAGATTTCCTCGGTGATGCCCACCGAAGATGGCGGCATGCTCGTCTACTGCTCGACCCAGAACCCCACCGAAGTGCAGAAACTGGTGGCCGAAGTGCTGGGGGTTTCGATGAACAAAGTCGTGGTGGACATGCGCCGCATGGGCGGTGGGTTCGGCGGCAAGGAAACCCAGGCCGCCAGCCCGGCCTGCCTGTGCGCGGTCATCGCCCATCTCACTGGCCAGCCGACCAAGATGCGCCTGCCCCGGGTCGAAGACATGCTGATGACCGGCAAGCGCCACCCCTTCTACATCGAATACGACGTCGGCTTCGACAGCACCGGGCGCCTGCACGGCATCGCCCTCGAACTGGCCGGCAATTGCGGCTGTTCGCCGGACCTGTCCGCCTCTATCGTCGACCGTGCGATGTTCCACGCCGATAACGCCTATTACCTGGGCGATGCGACCATCAACGGCCATCGCTGCAAGACCAATATCGCCTCGAACACCGCCTATCGCGGCTTCGGCGGCCCCCAGGGCATGGTCGCCATCGAGGAAGTCATGGACGCCATCGCCCGACACCTGGGCCTGGACCCGCTGGCCGTGCGCAAGGCCAACTACTACGGCAAGACCGAGCGCAACGTCACCCACTACTACCAGACCGTCGAGCACAACATGCTCGAGGAAATGACCGCCGAGCTTGAGCAAAGCAGCCAGTACGCCGAACGCCGCGAGGCGATCCGCCGCTACAACGCCAACAGCCCGATCCTGAAAAAAGGCCTGGCGCTGACCCCGGTGAAATTCGGCATTTCGTTCACCGCCAGTTTCCTCAACCAGGCCGGCGCGCTGATCCACATCTACACCGATGGCAGCATCCACCTTAATCATGGTGGCACCGAAATGGGCCAGGGCCTCAACACCAAGGTCGCCCAGGTGGTGGCCGAAGTGTTCCAGGTGGAAATGGACCGGGTGCAGATCACCGCGACCAATACCGACAAAGTGCCCAACACCTCGCCCACCGCCGCCAGCAGCGGCGCCGACCTGAACGGCAAGGCCGCGCAGAACGCCGCCGAAACCATCAAGCGGCGCCTGGTGGAGTTCGCTGCGCGGCAGTACAAGGTCAGCGAAGAAGACGTGGAATTCAAAAACAGCCATGTTCGGGTGCGCGATCACATCCTAACGTTCGAGGCGTTGGTGCAACAGGCCTATTTCGCCCAGGTCTCGCTGTCCAGCACCGGTTTCTACAAGACTCCGAAGATCTACTACGACCGCAGCCAGGCCCGTGGCCGGCCGTTCTACTACTACGCCTATGGCGCGGCCTGCGCCGAGGTCATCGTCGATACCCTGACTGGCGAATACAAGATGCTGCGCACCGACATCCTCCACGACGTCGGCGCCTCGTTGAACCCGGCGATCGATATCGGCCAGGTCGAGGGTGGCTTCATCCAGGGCATGGGCTGGCTGACCATGGAAGAGCTGGTGTGGAACGACAAGGGCAAGCTGATGACCAATGGCCCGGCCAGCTACAAGATCCCGGCCGTGGCCGACATGCCCCTGGACCTGCGGGTCAGGCTGGTGGAGAACCGCAAGAACCCGGAAGACACGGTGTTCCATTCCAAGGCCGTTGGCGAGCCGCCCTTCATGCTCGGCATCGCCGCATGGTGCGCCATCAAGGACGCCGTGGCGAGCCTGGGGGATTACAGGCACCAACCGAAAATCGATGCGCCGGCGACGCCGGAGCGGGTGTTGTGGGGGTGTGAGCAGATGCGAGGGTTGAAAGCGGTCAGGACTGAGGAAGCTGAAGTCGAAGTGGCTTCGCTCTAG
- the xdhC gene encoding xanthine dehydrogenase accessory protein XdhC, which produces MYNWISALADLQTRGEPCVLVTIIEELGSTPRNAGSKMVISASQTFDTIGGGHLEYKAMEIARQMLASGQQDTHLERFSLGASLGQCCGGVTVLLFEPMGQVQAQIAVFGAGHVGRALVPLLASLPCKVRWIDSRETEFPEQLPHGVRRIVSEDPLDEVDALPPGSYCIVMTHTHQLDLELSAAILKRNDFAYFGLIGSKTKRVRFEHRLRDRGFDSGALQRMRCPMGIGEVKGKLPVEIAISIAGEIIATYNANFGQQTRRAEPIAKLLPASRRS; this is translated from the coding sequence ATGTACAACTGGATCAGCGCCCTCGCCGACCTGCAGACCCGCGGTGAACCCTGCGTGCTGGTGACGATCATCGAAGAACTGGGTTCCACACCGCGCAATGCCGGCTCGAAGATGGTCATCAGCGCCAGCCAGACCTTCGACACCATCGGTGGCGGGCATCTGGAGTACAAGGCCATGGAGATCGCCCGGCAAATGCTCGCCAGCGGCCAGCAGGACACCCATCTGGAGCGTTTCAGCCTCGGCGCCAGCCTGGGCCAGTGCTGCGGTGGCGTCACGGTGCTGCTGTTCGAACCCATGGGCCAGGTGCAGGCACAGATCGCAGTGTTCGGCGCCGGTCATGTCGGTCGCGCGCTGGTGCCGCTGCTGGCGAGCCTGCCTTGCAAGGTGCGCTGGATCGACTCGCGGGAGACGGAATTTCCTGAACAACTGCCCCACGGCGTGCGCAGGATCGTCAGCGAAGATCCGTTGGATGAAGTCGACGCACTGCCGCCCGGCAGCTACTGCATCGTCATGACCCATACCCATCAGCTGGACCTGGAGCTGAGCGCCGCGATCCTCAAGCGCAATGACTTCGCCTATTTCGGCCTGATCGGTTCGAAGACCAAACGGGTCAGGTTCGAACACCGCCTGCGCGACCGCGGCTTCGACAGCGGCGCCTTGCAGCGCATGCGCTGCCCGATGGGCATTGGCGAAGTCAAAGGCAAGCTGCCTGTGGAAATCGCCATCTCCATCGCCGGCGAAATCATCGCCACCTATAACGCGAATTTCGGCCAGCAGACCCGCCGCGCCGAGCCCATTGCCAAACTGCTGCCGGCCTCGCGTCGCAGCTGA
- the guaD gene encoding guanine deaminase — protein MPLTRKAYRAALLHSLADPAEAGIEASYEYFEDGLLVVENGQISAIGPACDLLPTLAADIEIVHHQDALITPGFIDTHIHLPQTGMVGAYGEQLLDWLDTYTFPCESQFADKAHADAVADIFVKELLRNGTTTALVFGSVHPQSVNAFFEVAQKLDLRMIAGKVMMDRNAPDYLVDTAESSYTQSKALIERWHGKGRLHYAVTPRFAPTSTPEQLALAGQLLREYPDLYMQTHISENLQEVQWVKSLFPERKGYLDVYDHYQLLGQRSVLAHGVHLCDDECARLAETGSAIAFCPTSNLFLGSGLFNLPMAEKHKVNVGLGTDVGGGTSFSLLQTLNEAYKVMQLQGARLSPFKSLYLATLGGARALRLEDRIGTLQPGTDADFLVLDYNATPLLSYRLKQAKDIAERLFVLMTLGDDRTVAQTYAAGKLVHQR, from the coding sequence ATGCCCCTGACTCGCAAAGCCTACCGTGCCGCCCTGCTCCACAGTCTCGCCGATCCTGCCGAAGCCGGGATCGAAGCGTCCTACGAATACTTCGAAGACGGCCTGCTGGTGGTGGAGAATGGCCAGATCAGCGCCATCGGCCCCGCCTGCGACCTGCTGCCCACACTGGCCGCCGACATCGAGATCGTCCATCACCAGGATGCGCTGATCACTCCTGGCTTCATCGATACCCATATCCATCTGCCCCAGACCGGCATGGTGGGCGCCTATGGCGAACAGTTGCTGGACTGGCTGGACACCTACACCTTTCCCTGCGAGAGCCAGTTCGCCGACAAGGCCCACGCCGACGCGGTGGCGGATATTTTCGTCAAGGAACTGCTGCGCAACGGCACCACCACGGCGCTGGTGTTCGGCAGCGTGCACCCGCAATCGGTGAACGCGTTCTTCGAAGTGGCCCAGAAACTCGACCTGCGGATGATCGCCGGCAAAGTGATGATGGACCGCAATGCCCCGGACTACCTGGTCGATACGGCCGAATCCAGCTACACCCAGAGCAAGGCGCTGATCGAGCGCTGGCATGGCAAGGGTCGCCTGCACTACGCCGTGACACCGCGCTTCGCCCCCACCAGCACACCGGAACAACTGGCCCTGGCCGGTCAATTGCTGAGGGAATATCCCGATCTCTACATGCAGACCCACATCAGTGAAAACCTGCAGGAAGTGCAGTGGGTCAAGTCCCTGTTTCCCGAGCGCAAGGGCTATCTGGACGTCTACGACCACTACCAGTTGCTCGGCCAGCGCTCGGTACTGGCCCATGGCGTGCACCTGTGCGACGACGAATGCGCGCGCCTGGCCGAGACCGGTTCGGCCATAGCCTTCTGCCCGACTTCGAACCTGTTCCTCGGCAGCGGACTGTTCAACCTGCCCATGGCCGAGAAGCATAAGGTGAATGTGGGGCTGGGCACGGACGTCGGTGGCGGTACCAGCTTTTCGCTGCTGCAGACCCTGAACGAAGCCTACAAGGTGATGCAGTTGCAGGGCGCCAGGCTGAGCCCGTTCAAGTCACTCTACCTGGCCACCCTGGGCGGCGCCCGGGCCTTGCGCCTGGAGGATCGGATCGGGACCTTGCAACCGGGTACGGATGCGGACTTCCTGGTGCTGGACTACAACGCCACGCCGCTGCTGAGCTATCGCCTCAAGCAGGCCAAGGACATTGCCGAGCGGTTGTTCGTATTGATGACGCTGGGGGATGACCGGACGGTGGCGCAGACCTATGCGGCCGGTAAATTGGTGCATCAGCGCTAG
- the xdhA gene encoding xanthine dehydrogenase small subunit, with product MIQFLLNQELRSEHSLDPNLTVLNYLREHVGRSGTKEGCASGDCGACTVVVGELHVDESGHERLRYRSLNSCLTFVSSLHGKQLISVEDLKHQGRLHSVQQAMVDCHGSQCGFCTPGFVMSLFALQKNSEQPDAHKAHEALAGNLCRCTGYRPILAAADQACCGKQTDQFDAREAQTIARLKAIAPKETGELNSGDKRCLVPLTVADLAELYDAYPQARLLAGGTDLALEVTQFHRTLPVMIYVGNVAELKRIERFDDRLEIGAATALSDCYEALQAEYPDFGELLQRFASLQIRNQGTLGGNIGNASPIGDSPPLLIALGAQIVLCKGQVRRTLALEDYFIDYRVTARQESEFIEKIIVPRASAEQAFRAYKVSKRLDDDISAVCAAFNLRIDNGVVRDARVAFGGMAATPKRAKHCEAALIGSAWNDSTVERACAALGEDFTPLSDFRASKEYRLLGARNLLRKYFIELQTPHIETRVTAYV from the coding sequence GTGATCCAGTTTTTACTCAACCAGGAACTCCGTAGCGAGCACAGCCTGGACCCGAACCTGACCGTGCTCAATTACCTGCGCGAGCATGTCGGCCGGTCCGGCACCAAAGAAGGCTGCGCCAGCGGCGACTGTGGTGCGTGCACCGTGGTGGTGGGCGAACTGCACGTAGATGAATCCGGTCATGAGCGCCTGCGCTATCGCAGCCTCAACTCATGCCTGACCTTCGTCTCGTCCCTGCACGGCAAGCAACTGATCAGCGTCGAAGACCTCAAGCACCAGGGCCGGTTGCACAGCGTCCAGCAGGCCATGGTCGATTGTCACGGCTCGCAATGCGGCTTCTGTACCCCCGGCTTCGTCATGTCGCTGTTTGCCCTGCAGAAAAACAGCGAACAGCCCGACGCGCACAAGGCCCACGAGGCCCTGGCCGGCAACCTGTGTCGCTGCACCGGCTACCGGCCGATCCTGGCTGCCGCCGACCAGGCCTGCTGCGGCAAGCAAACGGACCAGTTCGACGCTCGTGAAGCCCAGACCATCGCTCGTCTCAAGGCCATTGCGCCCAAGGAGACCGGCGAACTCAACAGCGGCGACAAGCGCTGCCTGGTGCCGCTGACGGTCGCCGACCTGGCCGAACTCTACGACGCGTATCCCCAGGCGCGCCTGCTGGCCGGCGGCACGGACCTGGCCCTGGAAGTCACCCAGTTCCACCGTACCCTGCCGGTGATGATCTATGTGGGAAACGTGGCCGAACTCAAGCGCATCGAGCGCTTCGACGACCGCCTGGAGATCGGCGCCGCTACCGCGCTCTCCGATTGCTACGAGGCCTTGCAGGCCGAATACCCCGACTTCGGTGAATTGCTGCAGCGCTTCGCCTCGCTGCAGATCCGCAACCAGGGCACCCTGGGCGGCAACATCGGCAACGCCTCGCCCATCGGCGACTCCCCGCCCCTGCTGATCGCCCTCGGCGCGCAGATCGTACTGTGCAAGGGGCAGGTGCGCCGCACACTGGCCCTGGAGGACTATTTCATCGATTACCGGGTCACGGCTCGCCAGGAAAGCGAATTCATCGAGAAGATCATCGTGCCGAGGGCCAGCGCCGAGCAGGCATTTCGCGCCTACAAGGTTTCCAAGCGCCTGGACGATGACATTTCCGCCGTGTGCGCGGCATTCAACCTGCGGATCGACAACGGCGTGGTGCGCGACGCCCGCGTAGCGTTCGGCGGCATGGCCGCGACGCCCAAGCGCGCCAAGCATTGTGAGGCGGCCCTGATCGGCTCTGCATGGAACGACAGCACTGTCGAGCGTGCCTGCGCGGCCCTGGGCGAGGATTTCACGCCGCTGTCGGACTTCCGCGCCAGCAAGGAGTACCGCTTGCTCGGCGCCCGCAACCTGCTGCGCAAATACTTCATCGAACTGCAAACGCCGCACATCGAGACTCGGGTGACCGCTTATGTCTAA
- a CDS encoding GntR family transcriptional regulator, whose amino-acid sequence MTFKAPDSLAEQIAHHLAERIIRGEMRPGERIQEQKVTLALNVSRGSVREALLILERRHLVAILPRRGAHVTELTEHKVRSLCALMSELYILLGNAVAQGWKDQADMAPFLVIQQRLKEAFVRQDIRTFVDESFSVMRAAYPFANNPYLQETVENLQPAMSRAYFLALEQRKAEMSEFLDLFQRLLVAVLARDLPQIRIVLTAYAQRSCDLVVSALTAA is encoded by the coding sequence ATGACGTTCAAGGCCCCGGACAGCCTCGCTGAGCAAATCGCCCATCATCTCGCCGAGCGCATCATTCGCGGCGAAATGAGGCCGGGGGAGCGCATCCAGGAGCAGAAGGTCACGCTGGCGCTCAATGTCAGCCGCGGCTCGGTCCGCGAGGCCTTGCTGATCCTGGAACGGCGCCATCTGGTCGCGATCCTGCCGCGCCGTGGCGCCCATGTCACCGAACTCACCGAGCACAAGGTACGCAGCCTCTGCGCGCTGATGAGCGAGCTGTACATCCTGCTGGGCAACGCCGTGGCCCAGGGCTGGAAGGATCAGGCCGACATGGCGCCCTTCCTGGTGATCCAGCAGCGCCTCAAGGAGGCCTTCGTCCGACAGGACATCCGTACCTTCGTCGATGAAAGCTTCAGTGTGATGCGTGCCGCCTATCCTTTCGCCAACAATCCGTACCTGCAGGAAACCGTCGAGAACCTGCAGCCGGCCATGAGCCGTGCCTACTTCCTGGCCCTGGAACAGCGCAAGGCGGAAATGAGCGAGTTCCTCGATCTGTTCCAGCGCCTGCTCGTGGCCGTGCTGGCCCGTGACCTGCCGCAGATTCGCATCGTGCTGACGGCCTATGCCCAGCGCAGTTGCGATCTGGTGGTTTCTGCCCTGACGGCGGCCTGA